CCCTTCATTCTAAATATAGTTTTGTAAAGTTTAATCAAGTTTATAAAGAAGCATGTATACATCTATAAAACTGAACAAATACCATTAGATACTGTACAAAGTAAACCATATGTTTTAGTTCTTTAGTATTATTAATGTTCATATTGTTCATATATTTTATAATGGATTTGAATTCTTTTTGCAAAAAAAGTTCATATCTTTTTATTAAATTGGTCAAAATTCAGGTAGTTTGATTTTTGAAAGGGAAAAAAAAAATCTATGCGTCCCATATTTTGGAATGGAGAGTACTTGGTGCATATCATATATAGCCACTTCAATTTCGTCATTATGCATATAAATATAAATTTACATCAAACTAAAAACACGTAAATAAACCATGTTTCTACCTTCCGATATCCGAATAATTAATAGGACTATATTAAAAAAAATACATTTCTGCATAGCCCTGTCTACGGGAGAATATCAGATGCTCCGGTAGCACCTGATCTTAGGTGCTCCGGTAGCATCTCGGCCATTGGATCGTGATCCAACAGGCAAGATTCACAGGATGTGGATTCAAGTGTCATTTTAAAAATGTTTTGAGGTTTTTTACAAAATTCGCATTGACCAAATGTTGTCCATGCGATTGATGATCCAACGGCCAAGATGCACTGGGAGCACCTTATATCAGGTGCTACCGAAGCACCTGATATTCTCCCCCCTGTCTACGTATATCCGCATGCAGCGCTGATCGCCGGCACCCGCGTTGGCTTTGGTTGCAGCAGCTCACGCCGACCCGCGCTCATCGCCTACGGCGCTGATCTTCACCTCGACGATGCGCGGCTTCTTGGTCCCGGGCGGCGGCAGCTTCTCCACGGTAACGGAGAGCACGCCGTCCCTGTACTCGGCGCGGATGCTGTCCAGGTCGGCGCTCTCCGGCGGCGGGTACCGGATCCGCTCGAACTTGCCCGTCGCCTCCGCTGCGGCGGGGTGCTCGCACTCGCCGGTGATGACGAGGACGTTGCCGTCCTCGACCTGGACCCGGACGTCGGCGGGGCTGACACCGGCAGGCACGTCGACGGCCAGGACGAGCGCGCCGGACGGGAGCTCCTCGACTTCCATCTTAGGCACGGGGACGCTGGTGCTGGCCGTGGCCCTGCGTTCGCGCGTCGGCTGATTGAGCTGCGGCGCGTCGTCCTTCAACACCTTGAACGCCATCGCGGACACCGAGTTGGCGAAGTCCCCATAGCCACCAAAGCCACCAAAGTTGCCGAATCCGCCGAACGACATCGCGTTGAGATTGGTTGGCATTTGCTACCGCTGGCGACCTGTATATATGTATCTTGTTCGATCGAGTAGATAAGCACCCATTACAGATCCGGTCGTTTGGATGCGGTCCAAACCGACTTAGTTAGTTCCTTGGGATCAGGATGGATTTCTGCGATTAGGTTGTTACAATCCGACTTGATAATCTAACTAGTCTCGTCGGACTGGAATATAAGTCGAACATGAATTTTTAAATCTTTAAATTGACTATCAAAATGTGTGTTACTATGCTTAAAGAAAATACCTTTGGATTCGTTCTCGAGTGAAGTTTCAAGACATATGTTTTTACTGTGTATTACACATGTCTCGTTGCTTAAATGAAAGACCTAAAAACATGTACGTACTCACTTATATTCCCATTCAAAGGGATTACTGAAATGAGGTAGAAGGATCTCCTCCAGGTTTAAAGCAACTCTACCACATCCCGCAAAAACGCGTTACCACTAAAATAATCATTGTTTTACGGGATTGGGATGAAAAATCGGCCGAAATTTTGGCTCGCGCCAGCCGTTCTATCGCCGCCCGCGCCGCAAATCTCCGGTGGTATTTACACCCCCTCCCCCCGGTCACCCCTGGCCGTGGACTGTTCGGCCGCCCTCGACCGCGTCTTCTCCATCAAGTTTGGAGCTCAGGGGTGCCCAATCTTTGCCACGAGCGGGCGGCAGCCGCTGGTGCCATGTATCCATCCATGAGCTTCGTGGGGGTGGGGGCGGGGGCTTGTTGCGGGCAGATCCGACTGCTCAGCCCACGATTGAGCCACTGAtgaccacaagtataggggatcaatcgtagtcctttgaataagtaagagtgtcgaacccgacgaggaggagaaggaaatgacaagtggttttcagcaaggtaatttccgcaagcactgaaattgGCCGATAACAGGTactttgatagcaagataatttgtaataaGTTACAAGTAACAATAGTGACAATAAGTGCAGTAAGGTAGCCCAAtcttttttgtagcaaaggacatgCCGGAACAGTCTCTGATAATAAGTAAAACGTTATTGAGGACACaagggaatttcatctagtcagtttcatcatgttggtttgatttgcgttcgctactttgataatttgatatgtgggtggaccggtgcttgggtgctgttcttacttgaacaagtctcccacttatgattaacccccctcgcaagcatccgcaactacaaaaaaaagaataagATAAAAAAATATAActagcattaaacatatggattcaaatcagccccttacggaatagtgcataaactagggtttaatcttctgtcactctagcaactcatcatctaataactactccacaatgcattcctttagtcccaaagatggtgaagcgtcctgtagtcgacgttcacataacaccactaaggaaatcacaacatacatatcatcaaaatatcgaacgagtATAAAATTCACAtaattacttgcaacatgatttcttcCATGTCCTCAAAAACAGAAGTAGCTACTCACAcaacatattcatgctcaagatcaaagGAGTAGTAATtatcataatggatctgaacatataatcttctaccaaataaaccggctagcatcaactacaagatgtaaccaacactactagtcacctgcaggtaccaatctgaggtttagatacaaagattgaacccaagagatgaactagggtttgagatgagatggtgttgttgaagatgttgatgaagattagCCTCCCAAAGATGaaagggttgttggtgatgatgatggcttcgagggaagttcccccgctggaatcgctccgctggagggcaaaagtgctcccgcccatgttccgcctcgagacggcggcgctccgtcccgaaagtcctctccttattgtTTTTCTAGTTCAAAAGACCAtatgtaccagaagatgggcaccggaggtgggccagggcccccactacccaccagtgcgcgcctggagggggtggcgcgccctggtgcctagtgggcacctgggtggccccctttggtatttctgttctccaatattttttatatattccaaaataattatcCATAAAATTTCAgttcatttggagatgtgcagaataggtatctctgacgtagctttttcaggtccagaatcccagctgccggtattctccctctttgtgtaaactttgcatattatgagagaaaaggcattacaATTACTCCACAAAGTGTTATATTGGATAAAAGcactataaataacagtaaggaaacatgatgcaaaatggacgtatcagccacACAATCATTCTCATGTGCCAACGTCGGGGGTAGGGGATCGAAGGGAAGTAGGGGTCGCCGGCGACGGATTTGCATTTGGCCGACCGTGGGGAAGTTAGATGCGTCAGCTTTGCTACCGACCAATGGTAGTTTATAGAGCTTTCCTTGCCCAAGCACAAGAGGCATGCCGAAAGGATATTGGGATGGCATGTGGTGTGTTGCAAGCTTGATTTTGTCAATGTTCGAGCTCCTCTTgcattggaaatatgccctagaggtaataatgtTGTATTATATTTTCATGtttataattaagagtttatattctatgctataactgctatgatcctagaatatgcgattcagtgggaaactcatatgcacgtgtgaatGATAAACAGTAAAATATGATTcctagtctcgcctctaagactagctcaagttttgttggtgatcacgttttccggatcttaggatatcgttaagtttaacgatagtcctaaaacaacatcgAGAATATGACATTAGAAGAATGGTCATATTAAACCGACCCAAACTTGTGTGTTATACTTTGAGATTATATCGTCGGAATTCAATTGTTATAACATTGAGTGTTAACATGTGTtttagttccttagaccatgagtatcgttgtcacttcttaccgtacggtgaactttggggttgctcaaacatcatctgtaacacggtgatcataacgacaacttacagATTCATCGGAAAGTTTGATAAGGGACTAGATAtctcgagagtgggatttgctctccgacgatggagagatattcttagggcacTCCCGGTGTGACACATACATTATCGTCTAGCCAGACATGGGTGACCATGCTACGGAATGTTGGAACATGTCaatgagaaagaagaacaaaaatgGTAACGAGGAGACCGGTACAATGAGCATGTGTATGACTTAGGAGGATACTGATACATCTCACCTGGGGTTTTGTAAAGCATCGCGAAGCAAAGAGAATAGCACATGATAACTAAAAGTTCACTTGAATGTCATTCGTGTActcatagggatcgatatggacatccacggttccgctatcggtcattgaacaAAAGAGTTTTGttcatgtaacatcccaaattttcag
The sequence above is a segment of the Aegilops tauschii subsp. strangulata cultivar AL8/78 chromosome 6, Aet v6.0, whole genome shotgun sequence genome. Coding sequences within it:
- the LOC109775301 gene encoding 19.0 kDa class II heat shock protein-like, which produces MSFGGFGNFGGFGGYGDFANSVSAMAFKVLKDDAPQLNQPTRERRATASTSVPVPKMEVEELPSGALVLAVDVPAGVSPADVRVQVEDGNVLVITGECEHPAAAEATGKFERIRYPPPESADLDSIRAEYRDGVLSVTVEKLPPPGTKKPRIVEVKISAVGDERGSA